In the Topomyia yanbarensis strain Yona2022 chromosome 3, ASM3024719v1, whole genome shotgun sequence genome, one interval contains:
- the LOC131690645 gene encoding gastrula zinc finger protein XlCGF8.2DB-like isoform X1, with product MEMSELPEAKVSSCSKPFQCSECNKQFRQLSTLTNHMKIHTGDKPYKCTICSKEFRQTTTLSNHIKIHTGEKPFHCTYCGKQFRQLSTLSNHLKIHTGEKPYECSVCGKQFRQSSTLNSHIRIHSDDKYSVKPFKCSVCPKEFRQTTTLSNHLKIHTGEKPYICTYCNKSFRQTGTLSNHLKIHTGEKPYECSVCRKQFRQSSTLNSHIRIHAEDKICKTSSSPLPTTVTTITMKLDEMKPPLYTII from the exons ATGGAAATGTCAGAACTTCCAGAAGCAAAGGTATCCAGCTGCAGTAAACCTTTTCAGTGTTCGGAATGTAACAAACAGTTCCGGCAGCTGAGCACATTGACAAACCATATGAAAATACACACTG GTGATAAACCTTACAAATGCACAATATGCTCGAAAGAATTTCGCCAAACTACGACCCTGTCCAATCATATAAAAATTCACACGG GGGAGAAGCCATTTCATTGCACTTACTGCGGCAAACAGTTCCGTCAATTGAGTACACTATCTAATCATCTTAAAATCCATACTG GAGAGAAACCCTACGAATGCTCAGTCTGTGGAAAACAGTTCCGGCAGAGCAGTACGCTGAACAGCCACATCAGGATTCACTCGGACGACAAGTATT CTGTGAAACCCTTCAAATGCAGCGTCTGCCCCAAGGAATTCCGCCAGACTACAACCCTGTCAAACCACCTGAAAATTCACACCG GTGAAAAACCCTACATTTGTACATATTGCAATAAAAGTTTTAGACAGACAGGAACGCTCTCAAACCACTTGAAAATTCATACCG GAGAAAAACCTTACGAATGCTCTGTGTGCCGAAAACAGTTTCGACAGTCCAGTACGCTGAATTCTCACATTCGAATCCACGCGGAGGACAAGATAT GTAAAACATCTTCATCTCCTCTGCCGACAACAGTGACAACGATTACCATGAAGCTCGACGAAATGAAGCCTCCGCTTTACACCATCATTTAG
- the LOC131690645 gene encoding gastrula zinc finger protein XlCGF49.1-like isoform X2: MEMSELPEAKVSSCSKPFQCSECNKQFRQLSTLTNHMKIHTGDKPYKCTICSKEFRQTTTLSNHIKIHTGEKPFHCTYCGKQFRQLSTLSNHLKIHTGEKPYECSVCGKQFRQSSTLNSHIRIHSDDKYSVKPFKCSVCPKEFRQTTTLSNHLKIHTGEKPYICTYCNKSFRQTGTLSNHLKIHTGKTSSSPLPTTVTTITMKLDEMKPPLYTII; this comes from the exons ATGGAAATGTCAGAACTTCCAGAAGCAAAGGTATCCAGCTGCAGTAAACCTTTTCAGTGTTCGGAATGTAACAAACAGTTCCGGCAGCTGAGCACATTGACAAACCATATGAAAATACACACTG GTGATAAACCTTACAAATGCACAATATGCTCGAAAGAATTTCGCCAAACTACGACCCTGTCCAATCATATAAAAATTCACACGG GGGAGAAGCCATTTCATTGCACTTACTGCGGCAAACAGTTCCGTCAATTGAGTACACTATCTAATCATCTTAAAATCCATACTG GAGAGAAACCCTACGAATGCTCAGTCTGTGGAAAACAGTTCCGGCAGAGCAGTACGCTGAACAGCCACATCAGGATTCACTCGGACGACAAGTATT CTGTGAAACCCTTCAAATGCAGCGTCTGCCCCAAGGAATTCCGCCAGACTACAACCCTGTCAAACCACCTGAAAATTCACACCG GTGAAAAACCCTACATTTGTACATATTGCAATAAAAGTTTTAGACAGACAGGAACGCTCTCAAACCACTTGAAAATTCATACCG GTAAAACATCTTCATCTCCTCTGCCGACAACAGTGACAACGATTACCATGAAGCTCGACGAAATGAAGCCTCCGCTTTACACCATCATTTAG